One Sanguibacter sp. HDW7 DNA window includes the following coding sequences:
- a CDS encoding CdaR family transcriptional regulator: MTPPLVTPAALADDENLRRVREGSGMLTKAALAQLDAELSWYRDLQADDRSWIGVVVSSAVSAFIEWYTDPSNAPGVGEIFSAAPPELTQAISLQQTLQLVRLAVEVVEAHSDRLAVPGQERDLREAVLRYSREVAFSAAEVYARAAEMRGAWDARLEALTVDALMRGENDDAVRSRVAALGWSGAANVLVMVGTTTTRLDEVRAAELRRATRRLVDDALVGIQSDRVVLVLGGGDNLLEAARSLVARFGPGPVVIGPVVGSISEAGRSAAAALAALAAAPAWPQAPRPVHADDLLPERVLVGDRLARRTLVETAYAPLSASTGSVLETLSAYLGTGRSLEAAARSLYVHPNTVRYRLRKVAELTGWDPLDARESFVLQVALALGELERHEIPRLP; this comes from the coding sequence ATGACCCCTCCGCTCGTGACACCCGCCGCCCTCGCCGACGACGAGAACCTGCGTCGTGTCCGCGAGGGCTCGGGCATGCTCACGAAGGCCGCTCTCGCGCAGCTCGACGCCGAGCTCTCGTGGTACCGCGACCTGCAGGCCGACGACCGCTCGTGGATCGGCGTCGTCGTGAGCTCCGCGGTCTCCGCGTTCATCGAGTGGTACACCGACCCGTCGAACGCGCCGGGCGTCGGCGAGATCTTCTCCGCCGCCCCGCCCGAGCTCACCCAGGCCATCTCGCTGCAGCAGACGCTCCAGCTCGTGCGTCTCGCGGTCGAGGTGGTCGAGGCCCACTCCGACCGCCTCGCCGTCCCCGGCCAGGAGCGCGACCTGCGCGAGGCCGTCCTGCGCTACTCGCGCGAGGTCGCGTTCTCGGCCGCGGAGGTCTATGCGCGCGCCGCCGAGATGCGCGGCGCGTGGGACGCTCGCCTCGAGGCGCTCACCGTCGACGCGCTCATGCGCGGCGAGAACGACGATGCCGTGCGCTCGCGCGTCGCCGCGCTCGGCTGGTCCGGTGCGGCGAACGTCCTCGTCATGGTCGGCACCACGACGACGCGGCTCGACGAGGTGCGTGCGGCCGAGCTGCGCCGCGCGACCCGCCGGCTCGTCGACGACGCGCTCGTCGGCATCCAGTCCGACCGGGTCGTCCTCGTCCTCGGCGGCGGCGACAACCTCCTCGAGGCCGCCCGCTCGCTCGTCGCGCGCTTCGGCCCCGGACCCGTCGTCATCGGGCCCGTCGTCGGCTCGATCTCCGAGGCCGGGCGCAGCGCGGCCGCAGCACTCGCAGCCCTCGCGGCGGCGCCCGCGTGGCCGCAGGCCCCGCGCCCCGTCCACGCCGACGACCTCCTGCCCGAGCGGGTCCTCGTGGGCGACCGCCTCGCACGCCGCACCCTCGTCGAGACCGCGTACGCGCCGCTCAGCGCGAGCACGGGCTCCGTGCTCGAGACCCTCTCCGCGTACCTCGGCACGGGACGCTCCCTCGAGGCCGCTGCGCGCTCGCTCTACGTCCACCCCAACACCGTGCGCTACCGCCTGCGGAAGGTCGCCGAGCTCACGGGGTGGGACCCGCTCGACGCCCGGGAGTCGTTCGTCCTCCAGGTCGCGCTCGCGCTCGGCGAGCTCGAACGCCACGAGATCCCCCGCCTCCCCTAG
- a CDS encoding ACP S-malonyltransferase: MIAVLCPGQGSQTPGMFSPWLEIDGVRARLDELGTAADLDLVAHGTLSDADTIRDTAVAQPLIVAASLVALREVLGDRAAAGTVDVTAGHSVGELSAAAVAGVLTDAGAVGLVARRARAMAVAAAAEATGMSAILGGDPDEVLASIEAAGLFPANVNGGGQVVAAGSLEGLARLAEQPPTRARVMPLKVAGAFHTPFMESARAEFAPVAAAWDASDPTLPLVSNLDGAAYLGGAHGHGTSAQVLDHLGRQVVAPVRWDLCQETFAALGVTAILELAPGGVLTGLAKRVLKGVELVAVKTPDDLDAARDLLARHSGTTAPTEENLA; this comes from the coding sequence GTGATCGCAGTACTGTGCCCCGGCCAGGGCTCCCAGACCCCCGGCATGTTCTCCCCGTGGCTCGAGATCGACGGTGTGCGTGCGCGCCTCGACGAGCTCGGGACCGCCGCCGACCTCGACCTCGTCGCCCACGGCACGCTGTCCGACGCCGACACGATCCGGGACACGGCCGTCGCCCAGCCCCTCATCGTCGCCGCGTCGCTCGTCGCGCTCCGCGAGGTCCTCGGCGACCGCGCCGCCGCCGGGACGGTCGACGTCACGGCAGGCCACTCGGTCGGCGAGCTCTCCGCCGCGGCCGTCGCGGGCGTCCTCACCGACGCCGGCGCCGTCGGCCTCGTCGCCCGCCGCGCCCGGGCCATGGCCGTCGCCGCGGCCGCCGAGGCGACCGGCATGAGCGCCATCCTCGGCGGAGATCCCGACGAGGTCCTCGCCTCGATCGAGGCCGCCGGCCTCTTCCCCGCGAACGTCAACGGAGGCGGCCAGGTCGTCGCCGCCGGCTCGCTCGAAGGGCTCGCCCGCCTCGCCGAGCAGCCGCCGACGCGCGCCCGCGTCATGCCGCTCAAGGTCGCCGGCGCGTTCCACACGCCCTTCATGGAGTCCGCACGGGCCGAGTTCGCGCCCGTCGCCGCCGCGTGGGACGCGTCCGACCCGACGCTCCCCCTCGTCTCCAACCTCGACGGCGCCGCCTACCTCGGCGGCGCGCACGGCCACGGCACCTCCGCCCAGGTCCTCGACCACCTCGGCCGTCAGGTCGTCGCCCCGGTCCGGTGGGACCTCTGCCAGGAGACCTTCGCCGCGCTCGGCGTCACCGCGATCCTCGAGCTCGCGCCCGGCGGCGTCCTCACCGGTCTTGCCAAGCGCGTCCTCAAGGGCGTCGAGCTCGTCGCCGTCAAGACCCCCGACGACCTCGACGCGGCGCGCGACCTGCTCGCCCGACACTCCGGCACCACCGCCCCGACCGAGGAGAACCTCGCGTGA
- a CDS encoding beta-ketoacyl-ACP synthase III → MTTQLVQATGPQFSRVLAIGGVRGENVVTNDDIAGPIDSSDEWIRQRTGIVTRMRAGAGTDVLDLAEGAARDTLAKAGLTGADIDVVILSTVTYFAQTPAGAAIVADRIGANPAAAYDISAACAGYAYGIGQADALVRSGAARHVLVIGAEKMSDFIDPTDRSISFLLGDGGGAAIVGPSDFPGIGPTVWGSDGSKADAIRQTLPWNESAGVEGAEWPTLRQDGPSVFKWAAFQMGPVTLKAVEAAGLTPADIDVFVPHQANMRIIDQMIKQLGLREDVVVGRDIADTGNTSAASIPLATERLVREGAAKSGDVLLQIGFGAGLVYAAQVIVVP, encoded by the coding sequence GTGACCACGCAGCTCGTCCAGGCCACCGGCCCCCAGTTCTCCCGCGTCCTCGCCATCGGCGGCGTCCGCGGCGAGAACGTCGTGACGAACGACGACATCGCCGGCCCCATCGACTCCTCCGACGAGTGGATCCGCCAGCGCACCGGCATCGTCACGCGCATGCGTGCCGGCGCGGGCACCGACGTCCTCGACCTCGCCGAGGGCGCCGCGCGCGACACCCTCGCGAAGGCCGGGCTCACGGGCGCGGACATCGACGTCGTCATCCTCTCGACCGTCACGTACTTCGCCCAGACGCCCGCGGGTGCCGCGATCGTCGCCGACCGCATCGGCGCCAACCCCGCCGCGGCCTACGACATCTCGGCCGCGTGCGCCGGCTACGCGTACGGCATCGGCCAGGCCGACGCCCTCGTCCGCTCGGGCGCCGCCCGCCACGTCCTCGTCATCGGCGCCGAGAAGATGAGCGACTTCATCGACCCGACCGACCGCTCCATCTCGTTCCTCCTCGGCGACGGCGGCGGCGCCGCGATCGTCGGCCCCTCCGACTTCCCCGGCATCGGCCCGACGGTCTGGGGCTCGGACGGCTCCAAGGCCGACGCGATCCGCCAGACCCTCCCGTGGAACGAGTCCGCGGGCGTCGAGGGCGCCGAGTGGCCGACGCTCCGCCAGGACGGGCCCTCGGTGTTCAAGTGGGCCGCCTTCCAGATGGGCCCCGTCACGCTCAAGGCCGTCGAGGCCGCTGGCCTCACGCCGGCCGACATCGACGTCTTCGTCCCCCACCAGGCGAACATGCGCATCATCGACCAGATGATCAAGCAGCTCGGCCTGCGCGAGGACGTCGTCGTCGGCCGAGACATCGCCGACACCGGCAACACGTCGGCCGCGTCGATCCCGCTCGCGACCGAGCGCCTCGTGCGCGAGGGCGCCGCGAAGAGCGGCGACGTCCTCCTCCAGATCGGCTTCGGCGCCGGCCTCGTCTACGCGGCCCAGGTCATCGTCGTCCCGTAG
- a CDS encoding acyl carrier protein: MAYTENEVLAGLAEIVAEETGLPADTVTSEKSFTDDLDIDSLSMMTIVTHAEDKFGVTIPDDDVKNLATVGDAVSFITNAQA; encoded by the coding sequence ATGGCTTACACCGAGAACGAGGTCCTCGCCGGGCTCGCCGAGATCGTCGCCGAGGAGACCGGCCTCCCGGCCGACACCGTCACCTCCGAGAAGTCCTTCACGGACGACCTCGACATCGACTCGCTGTCGATGATGACGATCGTCACGCACGCCGAGGACAAGTTCGGCGTCACCATCCCCGACGACGACGTCAAGAACCTCGCGACCGTCGGCGACGCCGTCTCGTTCATCACGAACGCCCAGGCCTGA
- a CDS encoding beta-ketoacyl synthase codes for MTTPRDVVVTGLGATTPLGGDVASTWRAALAGESGARTFDNDWSVTYGIPVEFGATIKVAPDEVLPRPEIKRMDPSTQYAMIAAREAWADAGSPEVDGDRLGTVVSSGIGGIWTTLDAWDTLREKGARRVLPMTVPMLMPNSATAFVSLELGARAGAHALVSACASGAEAIGYGLEMIRTGRADIVVCGGTEATIHPMPIAAFAASRTLSLRNDDPAGASRPYDTARDGFVIGEGSGIVVLEAAEHAAARGARVYAKIAGVGLTADGYHITSPEPTGDGQRRAMAAALAESGVTAKDVVHVNAHATSTVVGDLIEARSIRGVLGDDADHVALSATKSMTGHLLGGAGALETIFTVLALHERQAPPTINVTDPDPELVLDLVRDTPRALPQGDVAAINNSFGFGGHNVALVVTNA; via the coding sequence ATGACCACCCCTCGCGACGTCGTCGTCACCGGCCTCGGCGCCACCACCCCTCTGGGTGGGGACGTGGCCTCCACCTGGCGCGCCGCCCTCGCGGGCGAATCCGGCGCCCGGACCTTCGACAACGACTGGTCCGTCACGTACGGCATCCCCGTCGAGTTCGGCGCGACCATCAAGGTCGCCCCCGACGAGGTACTCCCCCGTCCCGAGATCAAGCGCATGGACCCCTCGACGCAGTACGCGATGATCGCAGCGCGCGAGGCGTGGGCCGACGCCGGCTCCCCCGAGGTCGACGGCGACCGTCTCGGCACCGTCGTGTCCTCGGGCATCGGCGGCATCTGGACGACGCTCGACGCGTGGGACACCCTGCGCGAGAAGGGCGCCCGCCGCGTCCTGCCCATGACCGTCCCCATGCTCATGCCGAACTCCGCGACCGCCTTCGTCTCGCTCGAGCTCGGGGCGCGCGCCGGTGCGCACGCGCTCGTCTCGGCGTGCGCGTCGGGCGCCGAGGCCATCGGCTACGGCCTCGAGATGATCCGCACGGGCCGCGCCGACATCGTCGTGTGCGGCGGCACCGAGGCGACGATCCACCCCATGCCGATCGCCGCCTTCGCCGCATCGCGCACGCTCTCGCTGCGCAACGACGACCCCGCGGGCGCCTCGCGCCCCTACGACACCGCGCGCGACGGCTTCGTCATCGGCGAGGGCTCGGGCATCGTCGTCCTCGAGGCCGCCGAGCACGCTGCGGCCCGCGGCGCCCGCGTCTACGCGAAGATCGCTGGCGTCGGGCTCACGGCCGACGGCTACCACATCACGTCCCCCGAGCCGACGGGCGACGGCCAGCGTCGCGCCATGGCGGCGGCCCTCGCCGAGTCGGGCGTCACCGCGAAGGACGTCGTCCACGTCAACGCGCACGCGACGTCGACCGTCGTCGGCGACCTCATCGAGGCCCGCTCGATCCGCGGCGTCCTCGGCGACGACGCCGACCACGTCGCGCTCTCCGCGACGAAGTCGATGACCGGGCACCTGCTCGGAGGCGCCGGCGCCCTCGAGACGATCTTCACGGTGCTCGCGCTCCACGAGCGTCAGGCCCCGCCGACGATCAACGTCACGGACCCCGACCCCGAGCTCGTCCTCGACCTCGTCCGCGACACGCCGCGCGCGCTGCCGCAGGGCGACGTCGCCGCGATCAACAACTCGTTCGGGTTCGGCGGTCACAACGTCGCGCTCGTCGTGACGAACGCCTGA
- a CDS encoding DUF3145 domain-containing protein, whose protein sequence is MAGSSTRGVLFVHSSPRALCSHLEWATENVLGVRVSLDWIDQPVAPGMLRAELSWQGEPGTGARLASALRGWAHLRYEVTEEASRGTDGSRWSHTPELGIFHAATDVHGNVVVPEDRVRAALEHADDPVRMRTELSLALGQAWDDELETFRYAGAGAPVRWLHRVG, encoded by the coding sequence ATGGCTGGTTCGTCGACCCGCGGTGTACTTTTCGTGCACTCTTCGCCCCGTGCGTTGTGCTCGCACCTGGAGTGGGCCACCGAGAACGTCCTCGGCGTGCGCGTCTCCCTCGACTGGATCGACCAGCCCGTCGCGCCCGGCATGCTGCGCGCGGAGCTGTCCTGGCAGGGCGAGCCCGGCACGGGCGCCCGCCTCGCGTCCGCGCTGCGCGGCTGGGCCCACCTGCGCTATGAGGTGACCGAGGAGGCGAGCCGCGGCACCGACGGCTCCCGCTGGAGCCACACCCCCGAGCTCGGGATCTTCCACGCGGCGACCGACGTCCACGGCAACGTCGTCGTCCCTGAGGACCGCGTGCGCGCGGCCCTCGAGCACGCCGACGACCCGGTGCGCATGCGCACCGAGCTCTCGCTCGCGCTCGGCCAGGCGTGGGACGACGAGCTCGAGACGTTCCGCTACGCCGGAGCAGGTGCCCCGGTCCGCTGGCTCCACCGGGTCGGCTGA
- the def gene encoding peptide deformylase, with the protein MAMRDIRVLPDPVLRTPCEPITQVDDRVRQLVADLVETVDDEGRAGLAANQIGVSLRAFSWNIDDEIGYVLNPRIVDLSEDEYQDGDEGCLSVPGLWFSTRRAWYAKVEGIDLDGNLVVVEGEELMARCLQHEVDHLDGYLYLDRLEKSVRKKAMRALREQL; encoded by the coding sequence ATGGCCATGAGAGACATCCGCGTCCTGCCCGACCCCGTCCTGCGCACGCCCTGCGAGCCGATCACGCAGGTCGACGACCGGGTGCGCCAGCTCGTCGCAGACCTTGTCGAGACGGTTGACGACGAGGGTCGTGCAGGCCTGGCCGCGAACCAGATCGGCGTGAGCCTTCGCGCGTTCTCGTGGAACATCGACGACGAGATCGGCTACGTGCTCAACCCGCGCATCGTCGACCTCTCGGAGGACGAGTACCAGGACGGCGACGAGGGCTGCCTCTCGGTTCCGGGCCTGTGGTTCTCGACCCGTCGCGCCTGGTACGCGAAGGTCGAGGGCATCGACCTCGACGGCAACCTGGTCGTCGTCGAGGGGGAGGAGCTCATGGCGCGCTGCCTCCAGCACGAGGTCGACCACCTCGACGGGTACCTCTACCTCGACAGGCTTGAGAAGTCGGTGCGCAAGAAGGCGATGCGCGCGCTGCGCGAGCAGCTCTGA